GGTCGGCGACCTCGTCATGTCCCGGGAGAACGACAACACGGCGGGCGGCGTGTTCCTCTGGGCGGTCGGCAGCCTCAACGGCCGCGACTGGCACGTGGGGACACCGCTGCTGATCGCGCTGCTGTTCCTGCTGCCGCTCGCGCTCGCCGCCGGGCACCGGCTGCAACTGCTGCGCTTCGACGACGACACGGCCGCCTGCCTCGGCGTCGACCTGCGCCGGTTGCGCGCCGCCGCGCTCGCGCTCGCCGTCGCCCTGGCCGGACTCGCCGTCGGCGTCGGCGGCCCCATCGCCTTCGTCGCGCTCGCCTCACCGATCCTCGCCGGACGCCTGAGCGGCCCCACCCGGGTGCCGGTGCTGGGCTCCGCGCTGGTCGGCGCGGCCCTCATCACCGCGGCCGACGCCCTGGGCCGCGTCATCGCCCCCGTCGAACTGCCCGTCGGCGTCGTCACCAGTGTCCTCGGCGGCCCCTTCCTCCTGTGGGCCCTCTTCCGTACGGACTCGACCACCGGAAAGGCATGACCACCCCCATGACCGACGCCCACCCCGGCCTGCACGTGTCCGGCCTGCACGCCGGATACCCCGGCCGTCCCGTCGTCCGGGACGTCGAACTGACCGTCCCCGCCGGGCAGGTGGCCGCGATCGTCGGCCCCAACGGCTGCGGCAAGTCCACCCTGCTGCGCACCATCGCCCGGCTGCACCGGCCCAGCGCGGGCAGCGTGCACGCCGACGGCGCCGACATCTGGCGGCTGACCCAGCGCCAGGCCGCGCACCGGGTGGCCCTGCTGCCCCAGTCGCCGCGCGCCCCGGAGGCCGTCACCGTCGCCGGGCTCGTCCGCTACGGCCGCCACCCGCACCAGGGGCTGCTGCGCCAGTGGTCCCGGGACGACGAACGGGCCGTACGCGACGCGCTGGAGGCCACCGGCACCACCGGCCTCGCGGGCGAACGCCTCGACCGCCTCTCCGGCGGCCAGCGCCAGCGCTGCTGGCTCGCCATGGTGCTCGCCCAGCACACCCCGGTCGTGCTGCTCGACGAGCCCACCAGCGCCCTCGACCTCGGCCATGTCGTCGACGTCCTCGAACTGGTCCGCGAGGTGGCGGCGGCCG
The sequence above is drawn from the Streptomyces sp. SAT1 genome and encodes:
- a CDS encoding ABC transporter ATP-binding protein, with product MTTPMTDAHPGLHVSGLHAGYPGRPVVRDVELTVPAGQVAAIVGPNGCGKSTLLRTIARLHRPSAGSVHADGADIWRLTQRQAAHRVALLPQSPRAPEAVTVAGLVRYGRHPHQGLLRQWSRDDERAVRDALEATGTTGLAGERLDRLSGGQRQRCWLAMVLAQHTPVVLLDEPTSALDLGHVVDVLELVREVAAAGRTVVMVQHDLASAARYADTLIAMHDGRVVAQGPPHETVDEALVKELYQVEADILRAPGDAAPVVVPRARP